One region of Rattus norvegicus strain BN/NHsdMcwi chromosome 13, GRCr8, whole genome shotgun sequence genomic DNA includes:
- the Cdk18 gene encoding cyclin-dependent kinase 18, with protein MNKMKNFKRRLSLSVPRPETIEESLTEFTEQFNQLHTQRNEDGRDEPGQLSPGVQYQQRQNQRRFSMEDLNKRLSLPMDIRLPQEFLQKLQLENPGLPKPLTRMSRRASLSDIGFGKLETYVKLDKLGEGTYATVFKGRSKLTENLVALKEIRLEHEEGAPCTAIREVSLLKDLKHANIVTLHDLIHTDRSLTLVFEYLDSDLKQYLDHCGNLMNMHNVKIFMFQLLRGLAYCHRRKILHRDLKPQNLLINERGELKLADFGLARAKSVPTKTYSNEVVTLWYRPPDVLLGSTEYSTPIDMWGVGCILYEMATGKPLFPGSTVKEELHLIFRLLGTPTEESWPGVTSISEFRAYNFPRYLPQPLLSHAPRLDTEGINLLTSLLLYESKSRMSAEAALSHPYFQSLGERVHQLDDTASIFSLKEIQLQKDPGYRGLAFQHPGRGKSRRQSIF; from the exons ATGAACAAGATGAAGAACTTCAAACGAAGGCTTTCCCTGTCAGTGCCCCGCCCAGAGACCATTGAGGAGTCATTGACCGAGTTCACCGAGCAGTTCAACCAGCTCCACACTCAGAGGAATGAGG ACGGCAGGGACGAACCTGGGCAGCTGTCTCCGGGCGTGCAGTATCAGCAACGGCAGAACCAGCGCCGATTCTCCATGGAG GACCTCAACAAGAGGCTCTCTCTGCCCATGGATATCCGCCTGCCCCAGGAATTCCTGCAGAAGCTACAGCTGGAGAACCCAGGGCTGCCCAAACCACTCACCCGAATGTCCCGCCGTGCCTCCCTG TCAGATATCGGCTTCGGGAAACTGGAAACATACGTGAAACTGGACAAACTGGGGGAG GGCACCTATGCCACCGTCTTCAAGGGACGCAGCAAGTTGACAGAGAACCTCGTGGCCCTGAAGGAGATCCGGTTGGAACATGAGGAAGGGGCACCCTGCACTGCTATTCGAGAGG TGTCTCTGCTGAAGGACCTGAAACATGCCAATATTGTGACCCTGCATGACCTCATTCACACAGATCGGTCCCTCACCCTGGTGTTTGAGTACCTG gacagtgaCCTGAAACAGTACCTAGACCACTGCGGGAACCTCATGAACATGCACAACGTCAAG ATTTTTATGTTCCAGCTGCTCCGGGGTCTGGCCTATTGCCACCGCCGCAAGATCCTACACCGGGACCTGAAGCCCCAGAACCTGCTCATCAATGAGAGGGGGGAACTGAAACTGGCTGACTTTG GCCTGGCCCGGGCCAAATCAGTGCCTACAAAGACCTACTCCAATGAGGTGGTGACCCTCTGGTACAGGCCCCCAGACGTGCTGCTGGGATCCACGGAGTACTCCACCCCCATCGACATGTG GGGCGTGGGCTGCATCCTCTATGAGATGGCCACCGGCAAGCCCCTCTTCCCAGGCTCCACTGTCAAGGAGGAGTTGCACCTCATCTTCCGTCTCCTGG GGACACCTACAGAAGAGTCGTGGCCAGGTGTGACATCCATCTCCGAGTTTCGAGCCTACAACTTCCCCCGGTACCTACCGCAACCGCTGCTCAGCCACGCTCCCAG GTTGGATACTGAAGGCATCAACCTCCTGACCAGCCTCCTCCTG TATGAATCCAAGAGTCGCATGTCAGCAGAGGCGGCCCTAAGTCACCCCTACTTCCAGTCTCTCGGGGAACGAGTACACCAGCTCGATGACA CTGCCTCCATCTTCTCCCTGAAGGAGATCCAGCTCCAAAAGGACCCAGGCTATCGTGGCCTTGCCTTCCAGCACCCAG GGCGAGGGAAGAGCCGGCGACAGAGCATCTTCTGA
- the Cdk18 gene encoding cyclin-dependent kinase 18 isoform X1: MWRGRGRERTYSCVWTHLGPLLIMNKMKNFKRRLSLSVPRPETIEESLTEFTEQFNQLHTQRNEDGRDEPGQLSPGVQYQQRQNQRRFSMEDLNKRLSLPMDIRLPQEFLQKLQLENPGLPKPLTRMSRRASLSDIGFGKLETYVKLDKLGEGTYATVFKGRSKLTENLVALKEIRLEHEEGAPCTAIREVSLLKDLKHANIVTLHDLIHTDRSLTLVFEYLDSDLKQYLDHCGNLMNMHNVKIFMFQLLRGLAYCHRRKILHRDLKPQNLLINERGELKLADFGLARAKSVPTKTYSNEVVTLWYRPPDVLLGSTEYSTPIDMWGVGCILYEMATGKPLFPGSTVKEELHLIFRLLGTPTEESWPGVTSISEFRAYNFPRYLPQPLLSHAPRLDTEGINLLTSLLLYESKSRMSAEAALSHPYFQSLGERVHQLDDTASIFSLKEIQLQKDPGYRGLAFQHPGRGKSRRQSIF, from the exons atgtggagagggagagggagagagagaacatactCTTGTGTGTG GACCCACCTTGGACCCCTGCTGATCATGAACAAGATGAAGAACTTCAAACGAAGGCTTTCCCTGTCAGTGCCCCGCCCAGAGACCATTGAGGAGTCATTGACCGAGTTCACCGAGCAGTTCAACCAGCTCCACACTCAGAGGAATGAGG ACGGCAGGGACGAACCTGGGCAGCTGTCTCCGGGCGTGCAGTATCAGCAACGGCAGAACCAGCGCCGATTCTCCATGGAG GACCTCAACAAGAGGCTCTCTCTGCCCATGGATATCCGCCTGCCCCAGGAATTCCTGCAGAAGCTACAGCTGGAGAACCCAGGGCTGCCCAAACCACTCACCCGAATGTCCCGCCGTGCCTCCCTG TCAGATATCGGCTTCGGGAAACTGGAAACATACGTGAAACTGGACAAACTGGGGGAG GGCACCTATGCCACCGTCTTCAAGGGACGCAGCAAGTTGACAGAGAACCTCGTGGCCCTGAAGGAGATCCGGTTGGAACATGAGGAAGGGGCACCCTGCACTGCTATTCGAGAGG TGTCTCTGCTGAAGGACCTGAAACATGCCAATATTGTGACCCTGCATGACCTCATTCACACAGATCGGTCCCTCACCCTGGTGTTTGAGTACCTG gacagtgaCCTGAAACAGTACCTAGACCACTGCGGGAACCTCATGAACATGCACAACGTCAAG ATTTTTATGTTCCAGCTGCTCCGGGGTCTGGCCTATTGCCACCGCCGCAAGATCCTACACCGGGACCTGAAGCCCCAGAACCTGCTCATCAATGAGAGGGGGGAACTGAAACTGGCTGACTTTG GCCTGGCCCGGGCCAAATCAGTGCCTACAAAGACCTACTCCAATGAGGTGGTGACCCTCTGGTACAGGCCCCCAGACGTGCTGCTGGGATCCACGGAGTACTCCACCCCCATCGACATGTG GGGCGTGGGCTGCATCCTCTATGAGATGGCCACCGGCAAGCCCCTCTTCCCAGGCTCCACTGTCAAGGAGGAGTTGCACCTCATCTTCCGTCTCCTGG GGACACCTACAGAAGAGTCGTGGCCAGGTGTGACATCCATCTCCGAGTTTCGAGCCTACAACTTCCCCCGGTACCTACCGCAACCGCTGCTCAGCCACGCTCCCAG GTTGGATACTGAAGGCATCAACCTCCTGACCAGCCTCCTCCTG TATGAATCCAAGAGTCGCATGTCAGCAGAGGCGGCCCTAAGTCACCCCTACTTCCAGTCTCTCGGGGAACGAGTACACCAGCTCGATGACA CTGCCTCCATCTTCTCCCTGAAGGAGATCCAGCTCCAAAAGGACCCAGGCTATCGTGGCCTTGCCTTCCAGCACCCAG GGCGAGGGAAGAGCCGGCGACAGAGCATCTTCTGA
- the Cdk18 gene encoding cyclin-dependent kinase 18 isoform X2: MWFDFWTHLGPLLIMNKMKNFKRRLSLSVPRPETIEESLTEFTEQFNQLHTQRNEDGRDEPGQLSPGVQYQQRQNQRRFSMEDLNKRLSLPMDIRLPQEFLQKLQLENPGLPKPLTRMSRRASLSDIGFGKLETYVKLDKLGEGTYATVFKGRSKLTENLVALKEIRLEHEEGAPCTAIREVSLLKDLKHANIVTLHDLIHTDRSLTLVFEYLDSDLKQYLDHCGNLMNMHNVKIFMFQLLRGLAYCHRRKILHRDLKPQNLLINERGELKLADFGLARAKSVPTKTYSNEVVTLWYRPPDVLLGSTEYSTPIDMWGVGCILYEMATGKPLFPGSTVKEELHLIFRLLGTPTEESWPGVTSISEFRAYNFPRYLPQPLLSHAPRLDTEGINLLTSLLLYESKSRMSAEAALSHPYFQSLGERVHQLDDTASIFSLKEIQLQKDPGYRGLAFQHPGRGKSRRQSIF, translated from the exons ATGTGGTTTGATTTTTG GACCCACCTTGGACCCCTGCTGATCATGAACAAGATGAAGAACTTCAAACGAAGGCTTTCCCTGTCAGTGCCCCGCCCAGAGACCATTGAGGAGTCATTGACCGAGTTCACCGAGCAGTTCAACCAGCTCCACACTCAGAGGAATGAGG ACGGCAGGGACGAACCTGGGCAGCTGTCTCCGGGCGTGCAGTATCAGCAACGGCAGAACCAGCGCCGATTCTCCATGGAG GACCTCAACAAGAGGCTCTCTCTGCCCATGGATATCCGCCTGCCCCAGGAATTCCTGCAGAAGCTACAGCTGGAGAACCCAGGGCTGCCCAAACCACTCACCCGAATGTCCCGCCGTGCCTCCCTG TCAGATATCGGCTTCGGGAAACTGGAAACATACGTGAAACTGGACAAACTGGGGGAG GGCACCTATGCCACCGTCTTCAAGGGACGCAGCAAGTTGACAGAGAACCTCGTGGCCCTGAAGGAGATCCGGTTGGAACATGAGGAAGGGGCACCCTGCACTGCTATTCGAGAGG TGTCTCTGCTGAAGGACCTGAAACATGCCAATATTGTGACCCTGCATGACCTCATTCACACAGATCGGTCCCTCACCCTGGTGTTTGAGTACCTG gacagtgaCCTGAAACAGTACCTAGACCACTGCGGGAACCTCATGAACATGCACAACGTCAAG ATTTTTATGTTCCAGCTGCTCCGGGGTCTGGCCTATTGCCACCGCCGCAAGATCCTACACCGGGACCTGAAGCCCCAGAACCTGCTCATCAATGAGAGGGGGGAACTGAAACTGGCTGACTTTG GCCTGGCCCGGGCCAAATCAGTGCCTACAAAGACCTACTCCAATGAGGTGGTGACCCTCTGGTACAGGCCCCCAGACGTGCTGCTGGGATCCACGGAGTACTCCACCCCCATCGACATGTG GGGCGTGGGCTGCATCCTCTATGAGATGGCCACCGGCAAGCCCCTCTTCCCAGGCTCCACTGTCAAGGAGGAGTTGCACCTCATCTTCCGTCTCCTGG GGACACCTACAGAAGAGTCGTGGCCAGGTGTGACATCCATCTCCGAGTTTCGAGCCTACAACTTCCCCCGGTACCTACCGCAACCGCTGCTCAGCCACGCTCCCAG GTTGGATACTGAAGGCATCAACCTCCTGACCAGCCTCCTCCTG TATGAATCCAAGAGTCGCATGTCAGCAGAGGCGGCCCTAAGTCACCCCTACTTCCAGTCTCTCGGGGAACGAGTACACCAGCTCGATGACA CTGCCTCCATCTTCTCCCTGAAGGAGATCCAGCTCCAAAAGGACCCAGGCTATCGTGGCCTTGCCTTCCAGCACCCAG GGCGAGGGAAGAGCCGGCGACAGAGCATCTTCTGA